The nucleotide sequence ATCTCTGATTCTTCTAGCGTTGGATATGATTGGCTTTCATTTTGACAGCGACGGCATTTGTGATAATGCCACCTGCCTTTACTTTCATCGTTATAATCACGCAGCACCCAGCAATTGATAGCTTTACCGCCACATTTACATGGTAGAAATGTTCTTTCTTCACTCATCGTTATTTACTCTCTTATTCCAGGCTTTGATTGCCATTTCATGCTGTCGACGGATATCATCATTAATAAACTGGGCTGTTTGTGCATCACAATTGAAGCATCTGACAATTGATGAACGATACGGACAGTCA is from Photorhabdus laumondii subsp. laumondii and encodes:
- a CDS encoding Lar family restriction alleviation protein; the protein is MKEIKPCPFCGSKDVGVFRQYEDDCPYRSSIVRCFNCDAQTAQFINDDIRRQHEMAIKAWNKRVNNDE